In Candidatus Vicinibacter proximus, the genomic stretch AGAAAGCTTCGTAAGCGTAGTTCATTCATACAACTAAGATTTGATTTATAAAAATTTAACATCACAAAAAATTTGCTTCGGATTAAAACACTTTCCCCCCAGGTCTTTCCTTGCGGAAAAACTTGTTGAGAAAATGAGTTTTGTGAGTTTGAGTTAAATTGGTTATATGAAGACTGCGAGTACTAAGGGTCCAATTACCCTTATCATTTGGTTATTGCCTTGATCACTAAAAGAAGGTTGGTTAAATACCTTAAATCAGCTCACTTGGTTTGCAACAAAAACAGATGAAGACTCATTGTCGGTAGGACAAGAGTGAATCTAAAATACATCATGGTGTTGATGTACATCGGCTTCTGTTACGATGCAATGTTGATGCTTTTACTCGAAGCCGCCAAAATATTTTTTAAATATTTTAATTCATTATGCCTAAAAGGATTTCATTCAGGATGAAACATATTTTAGTCCCTCATTAAAATGTAATATGAAAAAAATTGATATAAGGGTGAACCACCATGTATGATCTACCCTGATGCAGGTAGAATTCAAAATAACTGTAGGGTGCCACTGAAACGTTATACGATTGCCGATGTACTTTGTCTCGTGTTCAGGAATCTTACTGAAAAAACTGTGCCAAATGATGCGTCAATACAGATTATCAACAGTCATTCCGTTACATATTTTATTTTAATTGTTTAATCAATCATTTATCCAAGGTTTATAATTGATTTAAATTTATAATATCATTTTTTTTTTTAATTTTAGGCCTTGCATGAAAAAACAGTTTATCCCTTTCCGGGAATACAAAGAGATATTTTCACTGGCCATCCCCATTATTATTGGGAACCTTTCTCAAATGATGTTGAATATCATTGATGCTATGATGGTAGGAAGATTGGGGTATAAGGAACTCGCCGCCTCCTCTCTTGTGAACAACATACTAAGCATACCTTTTGTGGCTTGCATAGGACTTACCACCGTAATTGCTCCAATGGTAGCCGAGTGCCGTGGAAAAAATAAAATCAGAGAAACAGGAATGCTCTTGTTTAATACCAAGCTTGTGGTGGCAGTGGTTACTTTTCTGATCATATTATTGTTGCTCATTTTTAGAAATGTAGTCTATCATCTGAATCAAGATCCTGAAGTAGTGACTTTAGGGATCCCATTTTTTAAATGGATGTGCTGGTCTATTTTTCCCATGATCATTTTTCTTAGTGTAAAACAGTTTTATGATGGTTTGGAGCGAACCAGGTTGCCAATGATTTTATCATTTTTATCCATAGGTATTAATGCATTACTGAATTATATCCTTGTATTTGGAAATTTTGGTTTTCCAAGATTGGAGTTGGAGGGTAGTGGTATGGCTACTTTTATTACCAGAGTTGTTATCATGTTGGTTTTGATCATTCATTTATTTTTTTCAGGAAGTTTTGCAGGTTATGGTTTGCATTTCAGAAAAATAAATTTTTATTTAATTCAAAAATTTCTCAAATTATCTATTCCATCCGCCTGGCAGTATGCTTCGGAAGTTGGGGCCTTTGCAGTTCTTGCAATCATTGTAGGATGGTTTGGGGCAGTGCAGTTGGCAGCGCATCATGTGGCCATTTCCATAGCTGCTTTTGCATTTATGTTTTCTATGGGATTGTCTTCTGCAGCAAGTATAAAAGTTGGCGAAGCATTGGGCAAGACCGATTTATCACTTGCGCGTCATTATGGTAGGATGATTGTCAATATTGCAATCGTTTATGGGATACTCGTTGCTATGATTTTTATTTTTTTCAGAGGGTTAATTCCATTGGCTTTCAACGAAAATGAAAAGGTTATTTTTCTTGCTAGTCAATTACTGTTGCTTGCTGCGGCATTCCAGGTTTCAGATGCCTTGCAGGCAGTTGGGATAGGCCTCTTAAGAGGATTACAAGACGTTCGTGTCCCCACCATATTGACCACCATATCTTATTGGTTTATAGGGATTCCATCAGGTTATATTTTAGCAACCTATTTTGAATTAAAAGCATTTGGGGTGTGGATTGGATTTGTCATTTGTCTGAGTTTTATGGCTTACTTTCTGATCCGAAGATTTTACCGGATTACAAGATTAAAAGATTCTTGAATTTATTAATTTTCTAGCTTATCTTTCTGTCCAGTTTAATGAGGAAGTCTAAAGGTTACCAATGAAACTCATAGTAAGATTGATATTATTAGTAATAATGAACCAGCTCAGCGCTCAGAGTGATTACTGGATAAAGACTTATATTATTAAGTTTAACAATAGATCTGATACTAATTATTATCCAAATTACTTTAGATCATTTGAAATTAGAAATGATTCAATATTTAGTTTCCTCTACTCAGCAGACACAACAAGTAAGTTAAGGTTTGGAACAGGCTTTGGAATATTAGATTTAGATGGTAATTTATTGCAGTATAGGTCAATTCCATATACGGGATTATATAATTACTTTTTTCCAGAGGAGATGATAACATTTGATTATCGCAATTTTTATACCTCAGTATTTATTAAAACCAATAATGAAGCCATTTTAAAGTATAATTATCTTACGGAGGAAACAAAAATCTATGACATTCGTAATAGTGTGTGTGATAGCTGTTTTTTAAGATTTGGAGGCATGGCCAAAGATCCTAATGGGTATCTAATTGTGGCGCATAACATATCAGTACCTAATCAGCAAGATTCATTCTATCGCAAAGTACAGGTAATTAAGATGGATCAACAAGGTAATAAGCTATGGACCAAAGTACTTGGGGGGGCTTCAACCAATGGAAATTCTAATACATGTAATTCAGCTTATGTTGACAGGGAAGGTTATTACTATATAGGAACTAGTTATGAGAATCAATTTGGATATTATCTTACCATTGTGTATAAATTGGATAGTCTTGGCAATGTAATAAATGAGTTCAAGAGTAAGAATAATCAACAGCTTGGTGCAGTTTATGATATCTGTCAATTAAGCAATGGAGACTTTTACTTGTCATCAGAACGATGCGATCTATATCAACGTAGATATAGTTTATCGACAGAAGGAGTTACCTTGTTAGGTCCGGATTTAAGTTTCAAGAAATCCAAAACTATTGGAAGCCATCTTTATGGATGGCAAGGATCACTTTATTATGAAAAGATAATCCCAGCCAATGACGAAGGAATATTGTTAAGTTATAATGGATATAACTATTTTAGCTATACACGATATGACAGTACTAAGATGAAACTTGATACCGTTAATACATCGATTCAGAAAGCTTCTCTAATTAAACTCAACAGCAATCTAGATAGCATCTGGAGAAGAAAGTATGTCCTGCGTGAAGGCATTGTAAAGCATTGGACAGATGCTGAAGAGAGTAAAATATTTGAACTTAAGGCCTTGCCTGATAAGTCTGGTTACTTGCTGGGAGGATATTCTTATCGGGATAATGCATATGAGAAGCTGAAAGAAGCTCCTTATATGCCATTGTTAATCAAGGTAGATAATGATGGGTGTATTATACCTGATTGTGGTAAAACTAATAATATTGATACCAAGGCAGAGGAAGGAAATAAGCTCTTTACAATCTATCCTAATCCATTTTCAGATAGGCTTATCATTCAGAATTATTCCAGCAATAAGTTACTATATCGGGTGCATGACATGCAAGGCAAGCTAATGACAGAATGGTATTGCGATGACCCTGAAGAAACCAATATCGTTCTAACTCATCATTGGCCTATTGGTGTGTATGTTGTCAATGCAGTAGATTCTGATGGGCTAGCACATTCAGAGTCAATCATTAAGCAATGATTATTACTCATTGAAAGATATCTTATTTAATTTATTCCCAATTATTATTGACTACCACTTATTATCAAGGATGGATAAAAAAGTAAATTATTTTAATTAATGTATCCGTCCCATAAACTACCTATGTGATTTCCGGCTTCCAATTTTGAGTCCATTAACTCAAGAACACATTAACTCATTAGCTCATTTTCAAATTTTCAAATTAAATTGACGCTGGGAAGCATCAAACAACCGCAACATTAACTCATTAGCTCATTTTCAAATTTTCTCATTCCATTTTCAGTGCATCCTGTCTCCTCGCGGCCCAAGTTTTGCGATAACATCGGCTTCGTAATCCAAATATTCCTTCCACCTCGCGCGAACTATTATTGGATCAAAATAATGATCTGCCAGATCCAGAAACATTCTGTAATGCCCGGCCTCGGAAACCATAAATTGATGATAAAAATTTCTGAGTTCTTCTTCCTCCAATCCAAGTGACAGTAATCGAAATCGCTCACAGCTTCTGGCTTCAATCAAGGCACAGGTAAGCAGCAAATCTAAAAGTCGGTCTTTCTTGCTGCCTCCTTTTTTGTGAAATTTTAAAAGATCAGAAACATATTCGTCTTTTCGCTGGAAGCCTAACTTAAGGCCGCGTTTTTTTAACTCTGCGACCACTTGTCTGAAATGTCCCCATTCTTCAGTAACTACCGGTGCAACATTGGTGACCAGTTCGTCATATTCCGGATATAATTGTATCAAGCTAATGCATGCACTGGCGGCTTTTTGTTCGCAGAATGCATGATCGGTGAGTATGTCTTCAAGTTTCATGCTTGCAAGATCAACCCATCGTGGATCTGTTGGAAGATGCAAGCCCAGTTTGGTAATTTCTCTTACTCTAGGCATTTGAATAATTTTTGGATTGCATCCACATGATAGATATCAAAATCTTCAAACCCTCCTTCCCAGAGGATGATTATTCTGTCCGGATTATTTTTCTTAAGCAACTTAATTTTATCATGTGAAAGAGGACATTGAATCTGATAGATGGTTGTGCCGGCTTTCTCATCTACGATACCACTGTTGCTTGCGTTTGCATTCAGATAAGTGTATGTGCCATCCAGCAAAATCAATTTTATAGGATTT encodes the following:
- a CDS encoding MATE family efflux transporter; this translates as MKKQFIPFREYKEIFSLAIPIIIGNLSQMMLNIIDAMMVGRLGYKELAASSLVNNILSIPFVACIGLTTVIAPMVAECRGKNKIRETGMLLFNTKLVVAVVTFLIILLLLIFRNVVYHLNQDPEVVTLGIPFFKWMCWSIFPMIIFLSVKQFYDGLERTRLPMILSFLSIGINALLNYILVFGNFGFPRLELEGSGMATFITRVVIMLVLIIHLFFSGSFAGYGLHFRKINFYLIQKFLKLSIPSAWQYASEVGAFAVLAIIVGWFGAVQLAAHHVAISIAAFAFMFSMGLSSAASIKVGEALGKTDLSLARHYGRMIVNIAIVYGILVAMIFIFFRGLIPLAFNENEKVIFLASQLLLLAAAFQVSDALQAVGIGLLRGLQDVRVPTILTTISYWFIGIPSGYILATYFELKAFGVWIGFVICLSFMAYFLIRRFYRITRLKDS
- a CDS encoding T9SS type A sorting domain-containing protein, with protein sequence MKLIVRLILLVIMNQLSAQSDYWIKTYIIKFNNRSDTNYYPNYFRSFEIRNDSIFSFLYSADTTSKLRFGTGFGILDLDGNLLQYRSIPYTGLYNYFFPEEMITFDYRNFYTSVFIKTNNEAILKYNYLTEETKIYDIRNSVCDSCFLRFGGMAKDPNGYLIVAHNISVPNQQDSFYRKVQVIKMDQQGNKLWTKVLGGASTNGNSNTCNSAYVDREGYYYIGTSYENQFGYYLTIVYKLDSLGNVINEFKSKNNQQLGAVYDICQLSNGDFYLSSERCDLYQRRYSLSTEGVTLLGPDLSFKKSKTIGSHLYGWQGSLYYEKIIPANDEGILLSYNGYNYFSYTRYDSTKMKLDTVNTSIQKASLIKLNSNLDSIWRRKYVLREGIVKHWTDAEESKIFELKALPDKSGYLLGGYSYRDNAYEKLKEAPYMPLLIKVDNDGCIIPDCGKTNNIDTKAEEGNKLFTIYPNPFSDRLIIQNYSSNKLLYRVHDMQGKLMTEWYCDDPEETNIVLTHHWPIGVYVVNAVDSDGLAHSESIIKQ
- a CDS encoding tRNA-(ms[2]io[6]A)-hydroxylase; the encoded protein is MPRVREITKLGLHLPTDPRWVDLASMKLEDILTDHAFCEQKAASACISLIQLYPEYDELVTNVAPVVTEEWGHFRQVVAELKKRGLKLGFQRKDEYVSDLLKFHKKGGSKKDRLLDLLLTCALIEARSCERFRLLSLGLEEEELRNFYHQFMVSEAGHYRMFLDLADHYFDPIIVRARWKEYLDYEADVIAKLGPRGDRMH